Below is a genomic region from Bartonella harrusi.
TGAAATCAAGCATACAACCTCACCGCGAGAAGAGAGTATAGAAACACCTCTTTCCCATTGTATCCTTTCCATTGCGCACCACCATCTTTACGCTTATGAAGATGCAAGCCCGCACCATCTACGCTTTACCGCCCGCCAATGTTGCAACAGCTCTTGGTCTTTAGAAGCATACAACCTCACCGCGAGAAGAGAGTATAGAAACACCTCTTTTCCATTGTATCCTTTCCATTGCGCACCACCATCTTTACACTTATGAAGATGCAAGCCCGCACTATCTACGCTTTACCGCCCGCCAATATTGCAACAGCTCTTGGTCTTTAGAAGCATACAACCTCACCGCGAGAAGAGAGTATAGAAACATCTCTTTCCCATTGTGTCCTTTCCATTGCGCACCACCATCTTTACGCTTATGAGAAATGCTACCTGATAAAGCCTTTAGAAAAGCGGGAGTTCCTATTTTATTTGTGGCTAATCAAGAGATTTGTTCTTATCGTAGTCCAGGGCGTATGAGTAGACTTCTTTCAGGTTTATATACTGCTGGGTTAATTGTAATATGGGATTGTGGATATTCCGGTCGACAACATACAGATGACAATGAACGATATACGGTCTCTACCAGGGGAATTGATTTGCGAATGTTTATCATTCGCTACCGTGAACTTAAGGAAAAAGTAGATAAAGAACTCAAACGGATTCAGTTTGCATCTTTAAAAGGAAAGAAGTCGAAATAAGATATTCTCTGCGGGGAGGGGTATTCATACTAACAACTTCTTCCTTTTAAAAGGTTATAGGATGATTTGTTTTTTAGCAAGAAATTATTTTAAGATTTTTATTTTATTCAGAAATCAACCACAAAATTGCTTTTTGTTTTTTCGTTTTGAGCATCCTGAAACTTTTCAAAAGTAAATATTCCTCTTTGCTCGATATGCCTTCATCAAGAGGGTATGAGATATTCTCTTTTGTCTTTGTCGAGATTTCAGTATAAAAAAAGGAAATAGGAACATCCAGTATGTTGGCAATTTCTTGCAAGCGTCCT
It encodes:
- a CDS encoding helix-turn-helix domain-containing protein; this translates as MLPDKAFRKAGVPILFVANQEICSYRSPGRMSRLLSGLYTAGLIVIWDCGYSGRQHTDDNERYTVSTRGIDLRMFIIRYRELKEKVDKELKRIQFASLKGKKSK
- a CDS encoding helix-turn-helix domain-containing protein → MQTKNPHFNDISIGKKIRLRREMMGISQKQLGNQLAITFQQIQKYEKGFNRVGAGRLQEIANILDVPISFFYTEISTKTKENISYPLDEGISSKEEYLLLKSFRMLKTKKQKAILWLISE